The sequence CATAatattctctatcacttgccaAAATTCACTCTCTTTCCTTTCAATGGGCTAAAATATTTACGGTAGCAACCCTAAAGAATTAGGACTGGACTCTGCTATGGTCGTGCACGTGCCTTACCCTACTCCACTCGTCCATGAACATTCCAGAAATCTACAGGTTTTTTGAACTTTGGACTTTGTATGAGATTATTTATGCCTTGTATAGGCTTCAGTTTGTGTGAAATTATCTACTGCTGAGTGAAATTTGGGTTTTGGGTTTGTTTGAGATGGAGCAAGTGAAGGTAATCAGCACATTGGTGAGTCCCTTTGGCATGCGTGTATTAATTGGTCTGGAAGAGAAAGGCTTGAAATATGAATACCAAGAAGAGGACCTACTGACCAAGAAGAGCGACCTCCTCCTGCAGAAGAATCCTGTGCACAAGAAATTACCTGTTTTGATCCACAATGGCCAGCCTATATGCGAGTCTCTTATAATTCTTCAGTACATCGACGAGACTTGGGATTCCAACCAATTTTTACCCACTAAGCCATATGATCGTGCCCTTGCCCGCTTCTGGGCCGATTTCATAGATAAGAAGGTAAGGTATTATCATGTTCTCGTTGGCATTGGCATTGAGGTTTTTAAAGTATTCTAACAAAATGCTTCTGTGGTTGCAGTTTTTTGAGTCGGCGTCTCGTATAGTGCTTTCAAAAGATGAAGATCAGGAGCAGGCCAAGCGTGACATGCTGGAGAACCTAAAAGCTTTAGAGGGTGCGTTGAAAGAAATGTCAGGAGGAGGATCCCTGCCTTTCTTCAATGGAAAGGATTTTGGGTTCCTAGATATTGCCCTCATTCCTTTTGCTGCTTGGTTCCATACATTTGAAAGTATGGGGAATTTCAAGATACCGTTTGAGAGTGGATATCCATTGCTTGATGCGTGGGTTAAGAGATGTGTGGAGAGGGAGAACGTGAAGAAAGCCCTTCCCTCTCCTGATCGAGTTCTGGAATATGCATtgcaaatgaggaagaaatatttggttaaTTGAATTCATATGGGTATTAGTTAAATGCCATGTTCAAACGCGTTTCAGAACTGTATCGTTCAATCTTTATGTTGATCGATTTATGTGCTTGGAGAATAAATCTTTCAATAGAAATCTGTAATATTTAGGTGATGGGGTTCCCATACGAGCATTCATGCTTCAAAATTTGTGCTCGGAAAATTTTCTCGGGCCATTTTTTCTGGGTACCGTTTGAAAAAAatactaaaatatttatttaaattcttagTTTTCGTTTCAAATCTGCAGATTTGTGTTGTTGCTGGGAAAATTTCGGTAGCGGCTATTCTGGCTCTAATATAGAGCTAGAATAGACGCGTCCGAAAATTTCGGTGCTTGTAGAAATGAATACAACAAGTTGCACT is a genomic window of Cryptomeria japonica chromosome 7, Sugi_1.0, whole genome shotgun sequence containing:
- the LOC131051614 gene encoding glutathione S-transferase U19 — protein: MEQVKVISTLVSPFGMRVLIGLEEKGLKYEYQEEDLLTKKSDLLLQKNPVHKKLPVLIHNGQPICESLIILQYIDETWDSNQFLPTKPYDRALARFWADFIDKKFFESASRIVLSKDEDQEQAKRDMLENLKALEGALKEMSGGGSLPFFNGKDFGFLDIALIPFAAWFHTFESMGNFKIPFESGYPLLDAWVKRCVERENVKKALPSPDRVLEYALQMRKKYLVN